TCCCTTCGCAAAGACTTCTTCCTACTTGCAAATAGGGATTTCCCTATCTATGAAAAACGACAGGTATAATCTACAACTACTAACATTTCTTCTCTCAACTATCCTATTGGCTTATCTATCATACCGTCCGCCACAGAGAATCAATGACTGCATACCTTACTGATATCGACCGTAAATTCCTCACCGGCAGGCATGAACTTCCCTTTTCGTTTAAGAAATCCGATCAGTTCGTCTACTTCCATATTATCTGCCGAACAAGTATAAAAACGCTGATGTTCGCCAAACTTCTCTACGATTGCAGCCCTCAGAGATGCCTCAGTATAACTATTTCCCTCCATCATGTGAAGGACTTCGTGTGCATGTAACTGTTCCATAATCTATTTTTTTCTGCAAAGATAAGTACGGCGTACAGATTAAAACTGTAACATATGATACAGAAGCAAGAAAAAAAGAATCATTAACAATGGCATCCCCTATATACATTGCCGAAGAAAGTAGCTGAATATTTTTCCTTTTTTATTCGCAGTATTCGGTAATTTCATTTATATTTGTCGATAGTGATAGATATG
This sequence is a window from Bacteroides thetaiotaomicron VPI-5482. Protein-coding genes within it:
- a CDS encoding YecH family metal-binding protein translates to MEQLHAHEVLHMMEGNSYTEASLRAAIVEKFGEHQRFYTCSADNMEVDELIGFLKRKGKFMPAGEEFTVDISKVCSH